In Pseudodesulfovibrio hydrargyri, a single window of DNA contains:
- a CDS encoding NADH-quinone oxidoreductase subunit J family protein: MEVLAKIAFGVYTLVILGGAVLAVSSSSLVRALIGLITTLIGVAGMYLLLATPFMAFMQLLIYIGAVSVLIFFAVMLTRAEQGGDESDKAPMKRYLYGLAATMAPAALLGWLVLTRPAASVAVPVEVPIKQLGDGLLGSYFLPFELISVILMVAMSGAVLLVWEKRGAKNGGDR, translated from the coding sequence ATGGAAGTCTTGGCAAAAATAGCATTCGGCGTGTACACGCTCGTCATTCTGGGCGGGGCCGTCCTCGCCGTGTCGAGCAGCAGCCTGGTGCGCGCCCTCATCGGCCTGATCACCACGCTCATCGGCGTGGCCGGGATGTACCTGCTCCTGGCGACGCCCTTCATGGCCTTCATGCAACTGCTCATCTACATCGGCGCGGTCAGCGTCCTGATCTTCTTCGCGGTCATGCTGACCCGGGCGGAGCAGGGCGGCGACGAATCCGACAAGGCGCCCATGAAGCGCTATTTGTACGGACTGGCGGCCACCATGGCCCCGGCGGCCTTGCTGGGCTGGCTGGTCCTGACCCGGCCCGCCGCGTCCGTGGCCGTGCCCGTGGAAGTGCCCATCAAGCAGCTCGGCGACGGACTGCTCGGTTCCTACTTCCTGCCCTTCGAGCTGATCTCGGTCATCCTGATGGTCGCCATGTCCGGCGCCGTCCTGCTGGTCTGGGAAAAGCGGGGCGCCAAGAATGGAGGGGACAGGTAA
- the nuoK gene encoding NADH-quinone oxidoreductase subunit NuoK — MSALTLYQIVALILLCAGLFGLTQRRSLVGMLISVELMLNGAGLSMVAAAQLTDFSAVLGQLGTLFVMGLAAAEATLVLAMVVVVARRFKSAKSSDITTLKE; from the coding sequence ATGAGCGCACTGACCCTCTATCAAATCGTCGCCCTGATCCTCCTGTGCGCGGGCCTGTTCGGCCTGACCCAGCGCAGGAGCCTCGTCGGCATGCTGATCTCGGTGGAGCTGATGCTCAACGGCGCGGGGCTGTCCATGGTGGCGGCCGCGCAGCTGACCGACTTCAGCGCGGTCCTGGGACAGCTCGGCACCCTGTTCGTCATGGGGCTGGCCGCAGCCGAAGCCACGCTGGTCCTGGCCATGGTCGTGGTGGTTGCGAGACGTTTCAAATCCGCCAAATCCAGTGACATCACTACTCTGAAGGAATAA